A genomic region of Leptospira bourretii contains the following coding sequences:
- a CDS encoding shikimate kinase, with protein sequence MNIIFIGARGAGKSKVSRTLSKQTEFPVVSTDSVSVYEAGGIPIPQFVETYGWNKFRELEYSILQKLQNADGIILDCGGGILFDLDADGNEIPSQRKLDILRKIGRIVYLERGIEELVEKVKGDSTRPDLSKVTSYRSILEKRLPVYQEAAHYKLNLSKLTKEEAAERVLDWLGFKSK encoded by the coding sequence ATGAACATTATCTTTATTGGAGCTAGAGGTGCTGGGAAATCCAAAGTCTCAAGAACTCTTTCCAAACAAACAGAATTCCCGGTGGTTTCCACAGATTCCGTTTCCGTATATGAAGCAGGTGGAATTCCTATCCCCCAATTTGTTGAAACGTATGGTTGGAATAAATTTCGTGAATTAGAATATTCCATTTTGCAAAAATTACAAAATGCAGATGGAATTATTTTGGATTGCGGAGGTGGGATATTATTTGATTTGGATGCAGACGGAAACGAAATTCCAAGCCAAAGGAAATTAGATATCTTAAGAAAAATCGGAAGGATAGTCTATTTGGAACGAGGAATTGAGGAATTAGTGGAAAAGGTAAAAGGAGATTCCACTAGACCTGACCTCTCCAAAGTTACTTCCTACCGTTCTATTTTAGAAAAAAGATTACCCGTTTACCAAGAAGCAGCCCACTACAAACTAAACCTTTCCAAACTTACCAAAGAAGAAGCAGCCGAACGAGTCTTAGACTGGCTAGGTTTCAAATCCAAATAA
- a CDS encoding HDOD domain-containing protein, whose protein sequence is MLKSKVDEILQDVNKLPAISAVVSKVLEKLQKPDVNIADLAQEISKDPAITANVIKLSNSAYYRASKPIRTVQEALMTLGIKTVKEIVLLTAAKGILSQDLNSYQLDAAQLWTSSLLVAELSSKIVQHKKLKIDKDLAFTSGLLCSVGKIVLAQFFSPVMMQIKTDLKDNQEPFPNLEKKYFGYTHMEVSENLLKRWNFPQELTDVVANYLTPENSKNNPILTSVVHIASILIVVSGIGIDIGGESVPISPFALSQTGVTEADIETYFVHIPDLQAGLADLLNV, encoded by the coding sequence ATGCTAAAATCAAAGGTTGATGAAATACTACAAGACGTAAATAAACTGCCTGCCATTTCGGCTGTTGTGTCTAAGGTATTGGAAAAACTCCAAAAGCCAGACGTAAACATTGCAGACCTTGCACAAGAAATTTCAAAAGATCCTGCCATCACGGCCAACGTAATCAAACTTTCTAATTCCGCTTATTACAGAGCTTCCAAACCCATTCGTACGGTCCAAGAAGCACTCATGACCCTTGGGATCAAAACGGTAAAAGAAATTGTACTTCTCACTGCTGCCAAAGGAATCCTTTCGCAAGATTTGAATAGTTACCAACTGGATGCAGCCCAACTCTGGACTTCTTCCCTACTTGTGGCAGAACTTTCTAGTAAAATCGTACAACATAAAAAACTAAAAATTGATAAGGATCTTGCCTTCACTTCTGGATTACTCTGCAGTGTTGGTAAAATTGTCCTCGCACAGTTTTTTAGTCCGGTGATGATGCAAATCAAAACGGATTTAAAAGACAACCAAGAACCCTTCCCTAACTTAGAGAAAAAATACTTCGGATACACTCATATGGAAGTGTCGGAAAACCTCTTAAAACGTTGGAACTTCCCGCAGGAATTGACGGATGTGGTGGCAAATTACCTCACTCCAGAAAATTCCAAAAACAATCCGATTCTTACTTCTGTAGTACATATTGCAAGTATTCTCATTGTTGTTTCTGGAATCGGAATCGACATTGGTGGTGAATCAGTTCCCATTTCTCCTTTTGCTCTTAGCCAAACCGGCGTTACAGAAGCAGATATTGAAACTTATTTTGTTCACATCCCGGACTTACAAGCGGGACTTGCCGATTTACTCAACGTATAA
- a CDS encoding chemotaxis protein CheD, which translates to MSIKSKIINVGIADIKVGKDTDVLRTTLGSCIGIVLYDPEQKVGAISHIMLAKDPTGKDATKFPHKYGETALPILIEMMKQQGSNIGQYSCRMFGGASMFKGINSQFLQNIGEQNIAIVKKFMEENKIPVIVEDVAGNEGRTISLYCDDGRVLLKKAGMEKYLYKVR; encoded by the coding sequence ATGTCTATAAAATCCAAAATCATCAATGTAGGAATTGCCGACATCAAGGTCGGAAAAGATACGGACGTGCTCCGAACTACATTGGGTTCGTGCATAGGAATCGTTTTGTATGATCCAGAACAGAAAGTGGGTGCCATCTCCCATATCATGCTCGCCAAAGATCCCACAGGCAAAGATGCCACTAAGTTTCCGCACAAGTACGGGGAAACGGCTCTACCCATCCTCATTGAGATGATGAAACAACAAGGTTCCAATATTGGACAATATTCTTGTCGTATGTTTGGTGGAGCCTCCATGTTCAAAGGAATCAACTCCCAATTCCTACAAAACATCGGGGAACAGAATATTGCTATTGTCAAAAAATTTATGGAAGAGAATAAAATCCCTGTCATAGTGGAAGATGTGGCCGGGAACGAAGGAAGAACCATCAGCCTTTATTGTGACGACGGGCGTGTGTTGTTAAAAAAAGCTGGTATGGAAAAATACCTTTATAAGGTGCGTTAG
- a CDS encoding TraB/GumN family protein, giving the protein MRSIKKSTPTRKSTKKGFKTKEPYLFQTIGKTEVHILGTAHVSKQSVDEVEKMIQLLKPDVICVELCESRMKSVEDPDYLKKLDIFKVFKERKMWLLLSSLILSSFQKKIGNKDIKPGDEMRKAITLGRKLKKPVLAVDREIQTTLKRSWGNVGFFSKMYLFSALLASLLVREDVSDDKIEEMKSDDILKDLFSQIPKKYESVKHVIIDERDVYLAEKIRQAAEGKSAKKVLAVVGAGHLAGIERNIQSINDLSVLDEVPKRKWWDNISIILYPVFFAGLIGYTTWSQGGEAGMDLFSKLIYIKGGLAALGALIAWAHPISILLAFITAPIGTFVPIFKAGWVSALSESYLRKPLVEDFEHIAEDSESVAGFWKNRVLHIFLVFFLPQFGSTIGTFIVAGKGLKNLF; this is encoded by the coding sequence ATGCGTTCAATCAAAAAATCAACTCCCACAAGAAAATCTACCAAAAAAGGTTTCAAAACAAAGGAACCTTACCTCTTCCAAACCATCGGAAAAACGGAAGTCCACATCCTTGGAACAGCACATGTTTCCAAACAAAGTGTAGATGAAGTTGAAAAAATGATCCAATTATTAAAACCTGATGTCATTTGTGTAGAGTTATGTGAATCGCGAATGAAGTCGGTGGAAGATCCCGATTACCTAAAAAAATTAGATATATTCAAAGTTTTTAAAGAAAGAAAGATGTGGTTACTTTTATCCAGTCTCATCCTTTCTTCTTTCCAGAAAAAAATCGGAAATAAAGACATCAAACCCGGTGATGAAATGCGAAAGGCTATCACTCTAGGAAGAAAATTAAAAAAACCGGTGTTGGCAGTCGACCGCGAAATCCAGACCACACTGAAAAGGTCTTGGGGGAATGTTGGTTTTTTCTCTAAAATGTATTTATTTAGTGCTCTTCTTGCTTCGCTTCTCGTTCGGGAAGATGTTTCCGATGATAAAATCGAAGAGATGAAATCAGATGATATTTTAAAAGACCTGTTTTCTCAAATTCCCAAAAAATATGAATCGGTCAAACATGTTATCATTGATGAAAGGGATGTATATTTAGCAGAAAAAATAAGACAAGCTGCGGAAGGGAAGTCGGCAAAAAAAGTTTTGGCTGTTGTTGGTGCTGGTCATTTAGCTGGGATCGAACGAAATATTCAATCAATTAACGATTTATCCGTGTTAGATGAAGTTCCCAAACGCAAATGGTGGGACAATATCAGTATTATTTTATATCCTGTTTTTTTTGCAGGCCTCATTGGTTACACTACCTGGAGCCAAGGTGGGGAAGCAGGGATGGATTTATTTTCTAAACTCATTTATATCAAAGGGGGACTGGCTGCCCTTGGTGCTCTCATCGCTTGGGCACATCCCATTTCAATCTTACTTGCCTTTATCACAGCTCCGATTGGAACTTTTGTGCCCATCTTTAAAGCAGGTTGGGTCAGTGCTCTTTCGGAATCCTATTTACGGAAACCTCTTGTGGAAGACTTCGAACATATCGCAGAAGATTCAGAATCAGTGGCGGGCTTTTGGAAAAACCGTGTTCTTCATATTTTTCTCGTTTTTTTCCTTCCTCAATTTGGATCGACCATTGGAACCTTTATTGTGGCAGGAAAAGGCTTGAAGAATTTATTTTAA
- a CDS encoding four-helix bundle copper-binding protein, with translation MNRKELLQKAGMAVAVSGILSTLSAEDHDHSTMTTSSAGKSKYSKAMMAAMHCQLSAEDCLSHCLTELGKGDKSMAACATSTREVISLCDSFVKLASQSSAYTKKLANLCIEVCEACAKECDKHANHHAICKECRDSCLACVKELKKV, from the coding sequence ATGAATCGCAAAGAATTATTACAAAAAGCAGGGATGGCAGTTGCCGTTTCTGGAATTTTATCCACACTTTCCGCAGAAGACCATGACCATTCAACTATGACAACTTCCTCTGCAGGAAAATCCAAATATTCCAAAGCAATGATGGCTGCCATGCACTGCCAACTTTCTGCTGAGGATTGCCTCAGCCATTGCCTTACAGAGCTTGGAAAAGGGGATAAATCTATGGCGGCTTGTGCAACTAGTACAAGAGAAGTCATTAGTTTATGTGATTCCTTTGTAAAACTTGCAAGTCAATCCTCTGCATATACAAAGAAGTTAGCTAACTTATGTATTGAGGTTTGTGAAGCTTGTGCAAAAGAATGTGACAAACATGCAAATCATCATGCGATTTGTAAAGAATGCCGAGATAGTTGCCTTGCTTGTGTTAAGGAATTAAAAAAAGTTTAA
- a CDS encoding esterase/lipase family protein, with the protein MFRFIEYLERFWALLSFYLPSHLFVENNKDKNILIVPGFRAGRSYYSRLKSNLDNLGFKVGILSTLRDPLSLEEAVQYLASQILTAPNEVTLIAHNTGGLLVLILPDEARRKVKRLITLGTPFHGSDRFTNTRQSYWGFESDWVKTNYKNALFFPLFQPLSAIEDFSFPPQESTEFGQGRDLWFDIPGNYNLVRRNENIRTLREFLGTPKDSIAIQSAPKANPEFAVPKKIEVDFSKYEPSVYKKNQKQLAAKKKSSAKKAKPTQKPKPVAKPKPKKKAKKR; encoded by the coding sequence ATGTTTCGATTCATAGAATATCTGGAACGTTTTTGGGCGTTGTTGTCGTTTTACCTTCCCAGTCATTTGTTTGTAGAGAACAATAAGGATAAAAACATTTTGATCGTTCCTGGGTTTCGGGCTGGACGTTCCTATTATTCGAGACTCAAATCCAATTTGGACAATTTAGGATTCAAAGTCGGAATTCTTTCGACTCTCCGAGATCCTCTTTCTTTGGAAGAAGCGGTCCAATACCTCGCAAGCCAGATCCTCACAGCACCTAACGAAGTCACTTTGATTGCACACAACACGGGCGGACTCCTTGTTTTGATTTTACCAGACGAAGCTAGACGAAAGGTGAAACGCCTCATCACTCTCGGAACACCTTTCCATGGTTCTGACAGGTTTACCAACACTAGACAATCGTATTGGGGCTTTGAATCGGATTGGGTGAAAACAAATTATAAAAATGCACTCTTCTTTCCCCTCTTCCAACCTCTTTCTGCCATTGAAGATTTTTCCTTTCCTCCGCAAGAAAGCACGGAGTTCGGCCAAGGCAGAGACCTATGGTTTGACATCCCTGGAAATTATAACTTAGTCAGAAGAAACGAAAACATTCGGACACTCAGAGAATTTTTGGGTACACCAAAAGATAGTATTGCCATCCAATCGGCACCTAAAGCGAACCCAGAGTTTGCCGTTCCCAAAAAGATTGAAGTGGATTTTTCTAAATACGAACCGTCTGTTTATAAAAAGAATCAAAAACAACTGGCGGCAAAAAAGAAATCATCTGCAAAAAAAGCCAAACCAACACAGAAACCAAAGCCAGTGGCCAAACCAAAACCCAAAAAAAAGGCGAAAAAACGTTAG
- a CDS encoding UTP--glucose-1-phosphate uridylyltransferase: MDKQKSDQLIRETMKAAGLTDAFIADFITKVDAVRNGETGMVNWEEVGDLDPKTDEISLESIHSSYPTDLSLLSKLVVIKLNGGLGTSMGLDKAKSLIPIKGSMSFLAVMAKQIEFIRSEFGIDVPLLFMDSYNTQKDSQEELEKNGFKQTLRTSFLQNKVPRLDAETFAPIQNKNEKENWCPPGHGDIYFTMVQEGILDELLSKGYEIAFLSNGDNLGATVDPHIVSYLLKENVHFAMEMTPKTLADKKGGAIYRKTVGGKFIKYELLETAQVPKEHENEFSGLGKFRTFSTNNLWINLKALKERFSQGNFSLSLIVNPKQVDGKSVIQLETAMGSAVGNFQRFKGIIIPRDRFAPVKKTEDYLIRRSDAYVLNDDFSLTMTKERKTAGFGEVLVHLDETYYKKIHQFDHLFQQYPSLLYCEELKVSGEILFDVPISIKGKVTFQNQSGALKKISSLDRKEFENETISL, from the coding sequence ATGGATAAACAAAAATCGGACCAATTGATCAGAGAAACTATGAAAGCTGCGGGTCTTACGGATGCCTTCATAGCCGATTTTATCACTAAGGTAGATGCCGTGCGAAACGGTGAAACTGGAATGGTGAATTGGGAAGAAGTAGGAGATTTAGACCCCAAAACCGATGAAATTTCCTTAGAATCCATCCATTCTTCTTATCCTACTGACCTCAGTTTGTTATCCAAACTCGTAGTGATCAAATTGAATGGAGGACTTGGGACAAGTATGGGTCTAGACAAAGCAAAGTCCCTCATTCCGATCAAAGGTTCGATGTCTTTTCTTGCGGTCATGGCAAAACAAATTGAATTCATTCGTTCTGAGTTTGGAATCGATGTACCTCTGCTTTTTATGGATTCATATAATACACAAAAAGACTCTCAAGAGGAATTAGAAAAAAACGGATTTAAACAAACACTCCGAACAAGTTTTTTACAAAACAAAGTGCCAAGGTTAGATGCAGAAACCTTTGCTCCCATCCAAAACAAAAATGAAAAAGAAAACTGGTGCCCACCAGGACATGGTGATATTTATTTTACTATGGTCCAGGAAGGAATTTTGGATGAATTACTTTCAAAAGGTTATGAAATTGCCTTCCTTTCGAATGGAGATAACTTAGGAGCTACCGTTGATCCACATATTGTGAGTTATCTTCTAAAAGAAAACGTTCATTTTGCGATGGAGATGACTCCTAAAACATTAGCAGACAAAAAAGGTGGAGCTATCTACCGCAAAACTGTTGGTGGAAAGTTTATTAAGTATGAGCTTTTGGAAACAGCACAAGTCCCCAAAGAACATGAAAACGAATTTAGTGGGCTTGGAAAATTTAGAACCTTCTCAACAAACAATCTTTGGATCAATTTAAAAGCCTTAAAAGAAAGGTTTAGCCAAGGAAACTTTTCTTTATCACTCATTGTCAATCCTAAACAGGTGGATGGGAAATCAGTCATTCAATTAGAAACAGCAATGGGAAGTGCCGTTGGGAATTTTCAAAGATTCAAAGGCATCATTATCCCTAGAGATCGGTTTGCACCCGTAAAAAAAACAGAGGATTATTTGATCCGTAGGTCAGATGCCTATGTTTTAAATGATGATTTTTCTCTCACGATGACAAAGGAAAGAAAAACCGCAGGTTTTGGTGAAGTGTTGGTTCATTTGGATGAAACATATTATAAAAAAATTCACCAGTTCGATCATCTCTTCCAACAATATCCATCTTTACTTTATTGCGAAGAACTGAAGGTATCGGGAGAGATTTTATTTGATGTTCCGATCTCTATTAAAGGGAAGGTAACTTTCCAAAATCAATCTGGTGCGTTAAAAAAGATTTCTTCCTTGGATCGTAAGGAATTTGAAAACGAAACAATTTCTTTATGA
- a CDS encoding LA_0364 family Cys-rich lipoprotein, which produces MKQNLFFCVLLFVFSCGAPFSFRSACYERNKCSTIEGACFLRNDAFYKVATNSTEYSTQDLTAIVGSCLGLEKTCRKNCESGTIF; this is translated from the coding sequence ATGAAACAGAATTTATTTTTTTGTGTTCTATTGTTTGTTTTCAGTTGTGGAGCTCCATTTTCCTTTCGTTCCGCTTGTTATGAGCGTAATAAGTGTTCAACGATAGAAGGGGCGTGTTTTCTCCGAAATGATGCCTTTTACAAGGTGGCCACAAACAGTACTGAATATAGTACTCAAGATCTAACAGCAATTGTCGGAAGTTGTTTGGGTTTAGAAAAAACTTGTCGCAAAAATTGTGAAAGTGGCACTATTTTTTAG
- a CDS encoding TetR/AcrR family transcriptional regulator: MKGSPRHRILEIAKKRFYQQGYYHTGINQLIRESGTAKASFYDHFPSKRDLGIRVIQAYGADVLIWFRQILRESPSPNDFIAELSKAVIIQMNEDASYYQGCPIAIFSCQFPIGEQPFSDEFKSIAFRWETLFAMYIARWKSNGLLKETTDPMEMARDLINLYEGALINWRISLNEVYIKRMFAQMKQVFDPQAKK, translated from the coding sequence ATGAAAGGCTCTCCACGACACCGAATCCTCGAAATCGCCAAAAAAAGATTTTACCAACAAGGATACTACCATACCGGGATCAACCAACTCATCAGAGAATCAGGAACAGCCAAAGCCTCTTTCTATGACCATTTCCCCTCCAAAAGAGATCTGGGGATTCGGGTCATCCAAGCATACGGAGCTGATGTTTTGATTTGGTTTCGCCAAATACTACGCGAATCACCTTCTCCTAATGATTTTATTGCTGAACTTTCTAAAGCCGTAATTATACAAATGAACGAAGATGCTTCTTATTACCAAGGTTGTCCCATTGCAATTTTTTCCTGCCAATTCCCGATCGGCGAACAACCGTTTAGTGATGAATTCAAGTCCATCGCCTTTCGCTGGGAAACATTGTTTGCTATGTATATTGCTAGATGGAAATCAAATGGATTATTAAAAGAAACAACGGATCCTATGGAAATGGCGAGAGACTTAATAAATCTTTACGAAGGAGCTCTCATCAACTGGAGGATTTCTTTGAATGAAGTGTATATAAAACGAATGTTTGCTCAGATGAAACAAGTTTTTGATCCACAGGCTAAAAAATAG
- a CDS encoding acyl-CoA thioesterase — MPHTTEIPVLWSHMDANGHVNNGIYQSYFDEARIQALENEGFSIQEMREKKVGPVMVKAELSYYKPLRHPDAVRIETGFREMSKIKGKVVQNMFRVSDGALVCEAIFSALFFDFEKNRPWKLPEAFLEKFKSDEGK, encoded by the coding sequence ATGCCTCACACCACAGAAATCCCCGTCCTTTGGAGCCATATGGATGCCAATGGCCATGTCAATAATGGAATTTACCAATCCTATTTTGATGAAGCAAGAATCCAGGCCTTAGAAAACGAAGGATTCTCGATCCAGGAAATGCGTGAAAAGAAGGTTGGGCCAGTGATGGTGAAGGCCGAACTATCTTATTACAAACCTCTACGTCATCCCGATGCCGTTCGTATTGAAACAGGATTTCGTGAGATGTCAAAGATCAAGGGAAAGGTTGTGCAAAATATGTTTCGAGTTTCAGATGGAGCACTTGTCTGTGAGGCAATATTCTCTGCGCTTTTCTTTGATTTTGAAAAAAACAGGCCTTGGAAACTACCAGAGGCATTTTTAGAAAAATTTAAATCCGATGAAGGCAAATAA
- a CDS encoding fibronectin type III domain-containing protein, which yields MLRNNKHRIAIGTIFIALSLMMIGFQSKPITGKTESKSSSRKSGLIPDPFELYQSIPPFRSERTSSDLSGSFEFSNEFPAPSDQGIHKDNVGYTVGFGLISYLEAKKKGIRNLSSVAPSSANGQKVLYSPNFIYNQLNSGKDQAVSLLDALVLAESRGSVTLEQMNESSSSFRTRPKADIVELGRKARLRRIYRIEPHDLTTIKLALIEKKPVLIGYLVYENFRDPKPDTVFEIGTGEILGAQSLVILGFNDKKKAFKVWNSWGTTWGDQGYLWISYDTFPKYTKSVYVADSETENELLTQNKLNNALDTLDYGEHNLFPPKEVFASRGDFSDRIRISWSREKRAIGYEVYRKRKIDSKYQLVGLSKQAFFEDFGIQKNTAYNYRVASLDENFLSKASLDSNDGYAVDPTKPAGILPVTNLRATVAPTNDRILLEWDPQPISTTYAIYKWNPMARIYRFLGKTEKTSYIDLKASRNGDSEIYQVVPEKNQLIGEASYYVSAHLDPSEVLKPRPKNLTASKGLYAGATILQWEGSPSAIAYHIFRKTDGSWKEIAKTTDLQFKDDESYQKESFYAVASEFEGSLFSLPSEPDIGFPSLVAGRSSGIKSPELNVSENRKTSEFLFSWNPIPKVTSYKIYMRKKNDPEWSLVKETSDTNFKLQNLTKNQFYFFAIQSVSKGIGESLFSKPVTSVISETVVDLKKVKTFGESAIQKFVGPWTAMYWDGKNKVKPVRLTIEAEDVEGNIIMKWNENEIFRGKNIVDSDLLEEKGKWKIKLSPNYDSLSGEFEDKVLVPEKSQLSFIRE from the coding sequence ATGTTACGGAACAACAAACATCGAATTGCGATTGGAACTATTTTTATCGCATTGTCCCTTATGATGATTGGGTTTCAATCAAAACCAATTACCGGAAAAACAGAATCCAAATCTTCTTCCCGAAAATCAGGTCTTATCCCCGATCCTTTTGAACTCTATCAAAGTATCCCACCTTTCCGTTCCGAAAGAACCAGTTCCGATTTATCTGGAAGTTTTGAGTTTAGTAACGAATTCCCCGCACCTTCTGACCAAGGGATCCACAAGGATAACGTAGGTTATACGGTTGGTTTCGGACTGATTTCTTATTTAGAAGCTAAAAAAAAGGGAATTCGTAACCTTTCCTCTGTTGCACCTAGTTCAGCAAATGGACAAAAGGTTTTATATTCACCTAATTTTATTTACAACCAACTGAATAGTGGAAAAGACCAAGCTGTTTCTCTTTTGGATGCGCTGGTTCTTGCCGAGAGCAGAGGTTCTGTGACTTTAGAACAGATGAACGAATCCTCGTCCAGCTTTCGGACAAGACCCAAAGCAGACATAGTCGAATTAGGAAGAAAAGCAAGGCTTCGAAGAATTTATCGAATTGAACCACATGATCTGACTACCATCAAACTAGCATTAATCGAAAAGAAACCAGTTCTCATTGGATACTTGGTATATGAAAACTTTCGTGATCCAAAACCAGATACAGTTTTTGAAATAGGGACAGGAGAAATTTTAGGAGCACAGTCTCTGGTGATCTTAGGTTTTAATGATAAAAAGAAAGCATTCAAAGTATGGAATTCTTGGGGAACAACCTGGGGAGACCAAGGGTATTTATGGATATCTTACGATACTTTTCCTAAATATACAAAGTCTGTCTATGTTGCCGATTCCGAAACAGAAAACGAACTTCTAACACAGAATAAACTAAACAATGCATTAGATACACTTGATTATGGGGAACACAATCTTTTCCCACCAAAAGAGGTATTTGCGTCCCGAGGTGATTTTTCAGATCGCATTCGAATCAGTTGGTCTAGAGAAAAACGGGCTATCGGTTATGAAGTGTACCGCAAACGAAAAATCGACAGCAAATACCAATTAGTAGGACTTTCTAAACAAGCCTTCTTTGAAGATTTTGGAATCCAAAAGAATACGGCATACAATTACCGAGTGGCAAGTTTGGATGAAAACTTTCTATCAAAAGCTTCTCTTGACTCAAATGACGGTTATGCGGTCGACCCAACGAAACCGGCTGGAATTCTCCCTGTGACAAACCTACGAGCAACCGTAGCACCTACAAATGATCGAATTTTATTGGAATGGGATCCGCAACCCATCTCTACCACTTATGCTATTTATAAATGGAATCCAATGGCAAGAATCTACCGATTTTTGGGCAAAACCGAAAAAACATCTTATATCGATTTAAAAGCCAGTCGCAATGGAGATAGCGAAATCTACCAAGTTGTTCCAGAAAAGAACCAACTGATTGGCGAAGCCAGCTATTATGTTTCTGCGCATTTAGATCCTTCCGAAGTGTTGAAACCAAGACCAAAAAATCTAACAGCTTCCAAAGGTTTGTATGCAGGAGCAACCATTCTGCAATGGGAAGGTTCTCCTAGTGCGATTGCATACCATATCTTTCGCAAAACAGATGGTTCATGGAAAGAAATTGCAAAAACAACAGATCTCCAATTCAAAGATGATGAGTCTTATCAAAAAGAATCCTTTTATGCTGTTGCTTCTGAATTTGAAGGAAGTTTGTTTAGCCTTCCATCGGAACCAGACATTGGGTTTCCATCACTGGTAGCAGGTAGATCCTCTGGAATCAAATCCCCTGAATTAAATGTTTCAGAGAATCGAAAGACGAGCGAATTTTTATTCAGTTGGAACCCAATTCCTAAGGTAACTTCTTACAAAATTTATATGCGTAAAAAAAACGATCCGGAATGGAGTCTTGTCAAAGAAACTTCTGATACCAATTTCAAATTACAAAATCTAACCAAAAATCAGTTTTATTTTTTCGCCATCCAATCTGTTTCCAAAGGAATTGGTGAAAGTTTATTTTCAAAACCTGTTACTTCGGTGATTTCAGAAACAGTGGTTGATTTAAAGAAAGTCAAAACCTTTGGAGAGTCCGCCATACAGAAGTTTGTTGGTCCTTGGACTGCCATGTATTGGGACGGTAAAAACAAAGTAAAACCAGTCCGTTTGACCATTGAAGCTGAAGATGTAGAAGGAAACATCATCATGAAATGGAATGAAAATGAAATTTTCCGTGGCAAAAACATAGTAGATTCAGACCTACTGGAAGAAAAAGGGAAATGGAAGATTAAACTATCACCTAACTATGATTCCCTTTCTGGTGAATTTGAAGATAAAGTTTTAGTTCCAGAAAAAAGCCAACTGTCTTTTATTCGAGAGTAA
- a CDS encoding energy transducer TonB has product MKSFTLYLQYKLRRFGLFRASLFASVGLHVFCYLIYFILTLPSNAAFQETSMEDMDVSFEEIPPELIGGTSSPAPVEKQEWVEGSNKDAEEKPDNSDLNPNQLSGNGTDKDGYLFSFNGDRPPTPIIDFDLKAYFPEAAKAANISQKTVVVMVQVDEHGVLQGVKIVSGRAGYGFDEAAIRIIQRARFSPGYDKGKPTRMAHRLPISFDLEED; this is encoded by the coding sequence ATGAAATCATTTACATTGTATCTGCAATACAAACTGAGACGGTTCGGACTCTTTCGGGCCAGTCTCTTTGCTTCCGTGGGATTGCATGTATTTTGTTATTTGATTTATTTTATACTCACACTTCCTAGTAATGCTGCCTTCCAAGAAACTTCTATGGAAGATATGGATGTTTCCTTTGAAGAAATTCCTCCCGAACTCATAGGAGGAACTTCGAGCCCTGCCCCTGTCGAAAAACAAGAATGGGTGGAAGGATCAAACAAAGATGCAGAAGAAAAACCTGATAACTCCGACTTAAATCCCAACCAACTCTCGGGAAATGGAACAGACAAAGATGGGTATTTATTTTCCTTTAATGGAGATCGTCCTCCCACTCCTATCATTGACTTTGATTTAAAAGCTTATTTTCCAGAAGCCGCCAAGGCAGCAAATATCAGCCAAAAGACAGTCGTGGTGATGGTGCAAGTGGACGAACATGGAGTCTTGCAAGGTGTCAAAATTGTTTCTGGTAGAGCTGGATATGGATTTGATGAAGCTGCCATTCGCATCATCCAAAGAGCCCGTTTTTCTCCTGGATATGATAAAGGGAAACCAACTCGGATGGCTCACAGGCTTCCTATCAGTTTTGATTTAGAAGAGGACTGA